A part of Cryptococcus decagattii chromosome 2, complete sequence genomic DNA contains:
- a CDS encoding sterol 3-beta-glucosyltransferase, translating to MSPPTSPTSHSLQPPFPPAATAPNPNPPSQHQQAVESLVNAAAQHVAPTCPPTSDESPQMADQATNPPDDSLISNRQVPEQEQTEAAIIPGIPLDDIEPAKDAQTVQFSSSSPASTHEYQAETTARFNEPLTSSRASSTASSQIDDWRRPDFGASRDIGSVRMGGASALVSALNALPWEEDDESDDGEDDDEFTDPAGGTSSAVHERKKRPQLSRLGSSLNTIRPMSSSISTHATVPSISHSSHPTHPIHFPFRQNAIARRARPPDTTELDYQYATSETSSRGMSETGSESSSEDEVLLPKAFVSPPNFIVPSAEGEATGPPDPKLTSDRIEKEQQIAGEEEQAEILRSSKEEEMRLGKELVQDKSHGSAELNMDAALREGGSVGEDVIEAQMQTNEAEKSLTRKEKLAERLMEVFGLEEREEVLEEMKCWLLRSIMLKGYMYLTKRHICFFANMPNENNLLVKSGPLYKKASRSKLNTKFWVVLKNDVLSWYENTTDPYFPKGNISLQYCHSCEAASGTRFKVRTSERNYTFTADTESSRDEWVKSIQKVMFRTQHEGESIKLIIPLEAVVDVDKSPTLEFTETIEIKCIDAEDQMSIDSYFFASFPNNDHAFSAIQKLVRERPSPPEVPRVSSAITIHVNQEPLDTSHATITRSGTDSSPEKLGMASHLPFRKFASVLKPLISKSSDGGPHEEHSEDNHQDDHEASHLPHVGVTSNRQRSEEESDNDDFDGYPPRQVGPPPPSMSDDARNWRPSWIRKPASKLFGSSPSGSFVSSPGRSPMDSSTTVTETGPSLRTRTGRTKQSSVTEVLEPPIQPEEDVSEDEIPTKPSVVDSNSAEAARKRAARLSWTSETSSGSQMVKSKSDFSMLGSESGHSESAETLRKFRTFFALSDKEDLIDHFPGYLYRVLPMIIPIRDLYGVKAQKAFRFGHSGLTVVIKGREEIFIEFRSASRRKACVTLLEERMEAVRLSGENNTIDSRKVEVRIMEDLDESTPFEPKSPWTVSSSPLFGSTTSTSFLEFKPEPMKITCLTIGSRGDVQPYIALCKGLQAEGHITKIATHGEYKEWVEGHGIAFESVGGDPAKLMQMCVDNGMFTVSFLKEGLQKFRGWLDDLLNSSWEACQGCDLLIESPSAMSGIHIAEALRIPYYRAFTMPWTRTRAYPHAFAVPEHGRGGPYNYMTYTMFDQVFWRAISGQVNRWRRNVLGLDATTFDKMEQHKVPFLYNFSPTVVPPPLDWTEWIHVTGYWFLDQADQKQGEKSWTPPEGLTDFIDKAHGEKKKVVYIGFGSIVVSDPEEMTRCVVEAVVNSGVYAILSKGWSDRGSTREESKGDSQGADGVKYPPEIFAIDSIDHGWLFPRIDAACHHGGAGTTGASLRAGIPTIIKPFFGDQAFWAERVESLNVGAAIRRLTSHELASALTKATTDEKQIFKARVVGEMIRKENGIARAIEAIYRDLEYAKSIIKSPPSTDDKTPEKIPSFLHPLITADLGVRRVRSRSRSRSSHGRFSPRRHPVDDDGWSVVTGGSRSRSGSASAVASPDRRSLNIGSALGSHVFKAPLLPNPFGKWRSSEGGDDR from the exons ATGTCCCCGCCCACATCCCCTACTTCCCACTCACTTCAACCTCCGTTCCCACCCGCCGCCACCGCCCCGAATCCCAATCCTCCTTCCCAACACCAGCAAGCCGTTGAGTCACTCGTCAATGCCGCCGCCCAGCATGTCGCCCCAACCTGTCCTCCGACATCCGATGAGTCGCCGCAGATGGCAGACCAAGCCACAAATCCACCCGATGACTCTTTAATATCAAATCGACAGGTCCCTGAGCAAGAACAGACAGAAGCTGCGATCATACCGGGGATTCCGCTCGATGACATAGAGCCAGCAAAGGACGCCCAAACGGTTCAgttctcatcctcttccccgGCATCTACACACGAATATCAAGCAGAGACAACAGCCAGGTTCAACGAACCACTTACATCTTCTCGGGCGTCGAGTACAGCTTCTTCCCAGATAGATGATTGGAGGAGGCCTGATTTTGGTGCTTCTCGAGATATTGGCTCC GTCCGGATGGGAGGCGCTTCAGCCCTTGTATCTGCGCTGAATGCTCTTCCttgggaggaagatgacgagtctgatgatggggaagacgatgatgaaTTTACAGATCCTGCGGGAGGCACTTCTTCAGCAGTGCATGAGAGGAAAAAACGGCCACAAC TTTCCCGCCTTGGATCGTCTCTAAATACTATCAGACCGATGTCTTCGTCTATCTCGACCCATGCTACAGTGCCTTCTATTTCACATAGCTCTCATCCTACACATCCCATCCATTTCCCTTTCCGCCAAAACGCCATCGCACGCAGAGCTCGCCCACCTGACACAACAGAGCTAGACTACCAGTATGCTACTTCCGAGACATCGTCTAGAGGGATGAGCGAAACTGGGAGCGAGTCAAGCTCGGAGGATGAGGTTCTACTCCCAAAGGCCTTCGTCTCTCCTCCCAACTTTATTGTACCAAGTGCAGAAGGCGAAGCTACAGGACCTCCTGATCCCAAGCTAACGAGCGATAGGATAGAGAAAGAGCAACAGATTGCAGGCGAAGAGGAACAAGCAGAGATCCTCAGGTCTtccaaggaagaagaaatgaggCTAGGAAAGGAGTTAGTACAGGACAAAAGCCACGGCTCAGCTGAATTAAATATGGATGCTGCTTTgagagaaggtggaagTGTAGGGGAGGATGTGATTGAAGCGCAGATGCAGACTAACGAGGCAGAGAAGAGCCTCacaaggaaagagaaatTGGCGGAACGGCTTATGGAGGTGTTTGGTCttgaagaaagggaagaggtactggaagagatgaaatgTTGGTTGCTGAGGAGCATCA TGCTTAAAGGTTACATGTACCTCACGAAGAGGCATATCTGTTTCTTCGCCAACATGCCTAATGAGAAT aaCCTGCTCGTTAAATCCGGTCCTTTATACAAGAAAGCATCCCGTTCAAAATTGAATACGAAGTTTTGGGTTGTACTGAAGAACGACGTCCTTAGTTGGTATGAGAATACCACGGATCCTTATTTTCCAAAGGGCAACATTTCTCTACAATACTGCCATAGCTGCGAGGCGGCGAGCGGCACTAGGTTCAAAGTAAGGACGTCGGAGAGGAATTACACTTTCACGGCAGATACCGAGTCAAGTAGGGACGAATGGGTCAAATCAATCCAAAAGGTCATGTTCAGGACGCAACACGAGGGCGAAAGCATAAAG CTCATTATCCCTCTTGAGGCAGTAGTAGATGTGGATAAGAGTCCGACTCTAGAGTTCACGGAGACAATAGAG ATCAAATGCATTGATGCGGAAGATCAAATGTCTATCGATAGCTACTTTTTCGCATCATTTCCCAATAACGACCATGCCTTTTCTGCCATTCAAAAGCTTGTGCGCGAGCGACCCTCGCCGCCTGAAGTTCCCCGCGTATCCTCTGCCATTACAATCCATGTCAACCAGGAGCCCCTTGACACCAGTCATGCTACAATTACACGCAGTGGGACTGATTCCTCACCTGAAAAGCTCGGGATGGCCAGTCATCTACCTTTCCGGAAATTTGCTTCAGTCCTGAAACCGTTGATTTCGAAATCCAGTGATGGGGGGCCGCATGAGGAGCACAGTGAAGATAATCATCAGGACGATCACGAAGCATCACACTTACCCCATGTAGGAGTCACGTCAAATAGACAGCGGTCAGAAGAGGAGTCTGACAATGATGATTTCGACGGCTATCCACCTCGGCAAGTTggtcctcctcctccgtcAATGAGTGATGACGCTCGTAACTGGAGGCCTTCATGGATTCGTAAACCGGCATCCAAATTGTTCGGTAGCTCTCCAAGCGGCTCGTTCGTCTCCAGCCCTGGCCGGTCGCCCATGGATAGTTCGACTACTGTCACTGAGACAGGTCCTAGCTTACGTACACGAACTGGTCGGACAAAGCAATCATCCGTAACAGAAGTGCTAGAGCCTCCTATTCAGCCTGAAGAGGATGTCAGTGAGGACGAAATACCAACCAAACCTTCCGTTGTAGACAGTAATTCAGCGGAGGCAGCGAGAAAGAGAGCGGCCAGGTTATCTTGGACATCGGAAACCTCTAGTGGAAGTCAAATGGTCAAGAGTAAATCGGACTTTTCAATGCTGGGTTCTGAAAGCGGGCATAGTGAGAGCGCGGAGACGCTAAGAAAGTTTAGGACGTTCTTTGCATTGAGTGACAAGGAGGATTTGATTGATC ACTTTCCTGGCTACCTTTATCGAGTGCTGCCT ATGATTATTCCGATCCGGGACCTTTACGGCGTCAAAGCGCAGAAAGCCTTCCGCTTTGGACATTCTGGTCTCACTGTAGTCATTAAAGGGCGCGAAGAAATTTTCATTGAGTTCCGCTCCGCCAGTCGTCGAAAGGCCTGTGTCACCCTGCTTGAAGAACGTATGGAGGCTGTCCGTCTCAGTGGAGAAAACAATACCATTGACTCTCGAAAGGTTGAAGTACGCATAATGGAGGATCTTGACGAGTCTACACCGTTCGAACCCAAGTCCCCTTGGACCGTGtcatcttcacctctcTTTGGTTCCACAACCTCTACCTCATTTTTGGAGTTTAAACCTGAACCAATGAAGATCACTTGTTTGACCATTGGTAGCCGAGGAGATGTCCAGCCTTACATCGCTTTATGCAAAGGATTACAGGCAGAAGGCCACATTACCAAAATTGCTACTCACGGAGAGTACAAAGAATGGGTTGAAGGA CATGGCATTGCCTTCGAAAGCGTTGGTGGTGATCCTGCAAAACTCATGCAAATGTGTGTAGACAATGGGATGTTCACGGTCTCTTTCCTCAAGGAAGGTCTCCAAAAG TTCCGGGGGTGGTTGGATGACCTACTCAATTCGTCATGGGAAGCTTGTCAAGGATGTGACTTACTGATTGAGTCTCCAAGCGCAATGAGCGGCATCCATATCGCAGAGGCATTGAGAATACCTTATTACCGAGCTTTCACG ATGCCTTGGACCCGAACCAGAGCCTACCCC CATGCGTTTGCTGTTCCTGAACATGGTCGTGGAGGCCCATATAACTATATGACTTACACAATGTTCGATCAAGTTTTCTGGCGAGCAATCTCAGGACAGGTGAATCGGTGGAGACGCAATGTTCTCGGCCTTGATGCCACCACATTTGACAAAATGGAGCAGCACAAGGTTCCATTCTTGTACAACTTCTCGCCTACTGTGGTGCCGCCTCCTCTTGATTGGACAGAGTGGATTCATGTCACTGGATACTGGTTCCTGGATCAAGCGGACCAGAAGCAGGGGGAGAAGAGTTGGACACCTCCAGAAGGCCTCACGGACTTCATTGACAAGGCGCATggggagaaaaagaaagtaGTATACAT CGGGTTTGGCTCGATCGTCGTGTCTGATCCAGAAGAAATGACTCGCTGTGTTGTGGAAGCAGTAGTGAATAGCGGCGTGTACGCAATCTTATCAAAGGGTTGGTCTGATCGAGGGTCGACAAGAGAGGAGTCGAAAGGGGATTCACAGGGAGCTGATGGTGTCAAATATCCTCCTGAAATTTT TGCCATCGACTCCATAGACCATGGCTGGCTGTTCCCAAGAATTGATGCCGCTTGTCATCATGGTGGTGCTGGAACAACGGGAGCAAGCTTAAGGG CTGGTATT CCTACGATCATCAAACCATTCTTCGGCGATCAAGCTTTCTGGGCAGAACGGGTTGAAAGTCTAAATGTCGGCGCGGCCATTCGCAGGTTGACTTCTCATGAACTCGCATCTGCTTTAACAAAGGCGACTACCGATGAAAAACAGATTTTTAAAGCGAGAGTAGTTGGCGAAATGATCAGGAAGGAAAATGGTATAGCAAGAGCTATAGAAGCCATTTACCGTGATTTG GAATACGCCAAATCAATCATAAAATCCCCACCATCTACCGATGACAAGACTCCCGAGAAAATCCCTAgtttccttcatcctctaATCACAGCCGACCTTGGCGTTCGCCGGGTACGTTCACGATCGCGCTCCCGTTCTTCGCATGGTAGATTTTCTCCGCGTCGTCACCCagtggatgatgatggttgGTCAGTTGTCACTGGTGGTAGTCGAAGTCGCAGCGGCAGTGCTAGTGCTGTGGCCAGTCCTGACCGCCGTTCTCTGAATATTGGATCTGCACTTGGAAGTCATGTTTTTAAAGCGCCCTTATTACCGAATCCATTTGGAAAGTGGAGAAGCTCGGAAGGAGGGGACGACAGATAG